The Coriobacteriia bacterium genome contains a region encoding:
- a CDS encoding nucleotidyltransferase gives MGNKEAQLSLIFNAIADEINISDTMTTKAIESYKAVGTFLGNNIFDSNVRIIPQGSFNLGTVIRPLSDEDSDYDIDLVCLLGDATAWDEGRIKNTIGTPLENSDRYGPSMESEGKRCWTLNYSGFHIDILPCSPRYDRYTNDKTSIRLTHRRAPGIYESRYSNPHLYGLWFEKRMTISLMEARQKYAARNAVEIETVQTYNVRTPLQKAVQLLKRHRDIMFAEDGSDAPISIIITTLAGMGYNGNGNLYETLKEILSTMDSAVRIDSSGLYHIENPVEKSENFADKWNEERSKAEGFYRWLRKAQKDIINNPESTFGLDLIAEGMKPAFGETVVIRAYNAVGDKMHTLSESGKLGVLGSAGGLLEASRAAIAKPVKKHTFYGE, from the coding sequence ATGGGGAATAAGGAAGCTCAGCTCAGTCTGATATTTAATGCTATTGCCGATGAGATTAATATCTCTGACACTATGACCACAAAGGCGATAGAGAGCTACAAAGCCGTTGGCACGTTTTTGGGAAACAATATTTTCGATAGCAATGTAAGGATAATACCCCAGGGATCGTTTAATCTAGGGACGGTTATTCGCCCATTGAGCGATGAAGATAGCGATTATGACATCGACTTGGTCTGTCTATTGGGAGACGCAACCGCATGGGATGAGGGCAGAATAAAAAATACAATTGGAACTCCTTTGGAGAACAGCGATCGCTACGGTCCAAGCATGGAGTCTGAAGGTAAGCGATGCTGGACCCTGAACTATAGTGGCTTCCATATAGATATTCTCCCCTGCTCACCAAGATATGATCGGTACACAAATGACAAGACCAGCATCCGTTTGACGCACAGACGGGCACCAGGCATTTATGAATCAAGGTATAGCAACCCCCATCTCTATGGGTTATGGTTCGAAAAACGCATGACGATTAGCCTTATGGAAGCTCGTCAAAAATATGCAGCAAGAAATGCTGTGGAGATTGAGACCGTACAAACGTATAACGTGCGTACGCCTTTGCAAAAAGCAGTTCAGTTACTGAAGCGTCATAGGGATATTATGTTTGCTGAGGATGGTTCTGACGCACCAATATCAATAATTATTACGACATTGGCGGGGATGGGCTATAACGGGAACGGTAATCTTTATGAGACCCTGAAGGAAATCCTTTCCACTATGGATTCAGCTGTAAGGATTGATTCAAGCGGGCTTTATCATATTGAAAACCCCGTCGAGAAAAGTGAAAACTTCGCTGATAAATGGAACGAAGAGCGAAGCAAAGCAGAGGGCTTTTATCGATGGTTGCGAAAAGCCCAAAAGGACATTATTAATAACCCTGAAAGCACATTCGGTCTTGATCTGATTGCCGAAGGAATGAAGCCTGCGTTCGGCGAGACGGTGGTAATCAGAGCTTATAATGCTGTTGGCGACAAGATGCATACGCTTAGCGAATCAGGAAAACTCGGTGTTCTTGGTTCTGCTGGTGGGCTTCTCGAGGCCAGTCGCGCCGCAATTGCAAAGCCAGTGAAGAAGCATACTTTTTATGGGGAGTAG